One genomic region from Xiphophorus couchianus chromosome 21, X_couchianus-1.0, whole genome shotgun sequence encodes:
- the sox32 gene encoding SRY-box transcription factor 32, which produces MLFSQVAPGFQPCANPLESEDGQQMSEVRSPGSGPSSPLSVHSESSCASPEPKSVPAQQRVRRPLNAFIIWTKEERRRLAQLNPDLENTDLSKILGKTWKAMPLAEKRPYMQEAERLRVQHTIDYPNYKYRPRRRKQLKKSPKTLSAEASPLCSSGFSIPYNLTYLLQNHHHHHHQQQQQQQQQQQQQQQQQQAFHISPPFPHSSLHSNRYINPAVPDSEAATAADSFSSVPAVRSNPPGYQPQPQAYFSSQQRYMQHGFSSSTAPLMDQRESRLYGLQQCPTGPSLEFYLEQVQLDMLYDLDRSEFEQYLGPKHHGSEPAEQSSYRGGCSV; this is translated from the exons atgcttttcagCCAGGTGGCCCCTGGTTTCCAGCCATGCGCAAACCCGCTGGAGAGCGAGGACGGACAGCAAATGAGCGAGGTGCGCTCCCCCGGTTCGGGACCCTCCAGTCCCCTGTCTGTCCACTCGGAGTCCAGCTGCGCCAGCCCAGAGCCAAAGTCTGTCCCGGCGCAGCAGAGGGTCAGGAGGCCGCTGAACGCCTTCATCATCTGGACCAAAGAGGAGCGCAGGCGGCTGGCGCAGCTCAACCCAGACCTGGAGAACACCGATCTCagcaaaatacttg GAAAAACATGGAAGGCTATGCCCTTGGCTGAGAAGCGTCCCTACATGCAGGAGGCTGAGCGCCTGAGGGTCCAGCACACCATTGATTATCCCAACTACAAGTACAGGCCCCGTCGGCGgaagcagctgaagaagagccctAAGACCCTGTCTGCAGAGGCCTCACCACTCTGCAGCTCTGGCTTCAGCATTCCCTACAACCTCACCTATTTGCTCCagaaccaccaccaccaccaccaccagcagcagcagcagcagcagcagcagcagcagcagcagcagcagcagcagcaggccttCCACATCTCACCTCCTTTCCCTCATTCATCCCTCCACTCTAACAGATACATCAACCCAGCCGTCCCTGACTCTGAAGCAGCCACTGCAGCAGACAGTTTCTCCAGTGTCCCTGCTGTGCGCTCAAACCCTCCTGGGTACCAGCCGCAGCCTCAGGCGTACTTTAGCTCCCAGCAAAGATACATGCAGCACGGGTTCTCCTCGTCTACAGCTCCTCTCATGGACCAGAGGGAGTCCAGGCTCTACGGACTCCAGCAATGCCCAACAGGGCCTTCTTTGGAGTTTTACTTGGAACAGGTTCAGCTGGACATGCTGTATGATTTAGACCGCAGCGAGTTTGAACAGTACCTTGGTCCAAAACACCACGGGTCAGAgccagcagagcagagcagctaCAGAGGAGGATGCTCTGTGTGA